The Deinococcus sonorensis KR-87 genome includes a window with the following:
- a CDS encoding Lrp/AsnC family transcriptional regulator: MVTAIVLIQADRTQIPETASALARVKHVSEVYSVTGDWDIVAVLRMPGYEHLDDVVTAHLRRMPGILKTQTMLAFRAYSPELLDQGFGVGVSEKDR; this comes from the coding sequence ATGGTGACTGCCATCGTTCTGATTCAGGCTGACCGCACCCAGATTCCGGAAACCGCCTCCGCCCTGGCGCGCGTGAAGCACGTCAGTGAGGTCTACAGCGTGACCGGCGACTGGGACATCGTGGCGGTGCTGCGGATGCCCGGCTATGAACATCTGGATGACGTGGTCACGGCCCACCTGCGGCGAATGCCCGGCATCCTCAAGACGCAGACGATGCTGGCCTTCCGGGCCTATTCGCCGGAACTGCTGGATCAGGGGTTCGGCGTTGGGGTGAGCGAAAAGGACCGCTGA